From a single Solanum dulcamara chromosome 4, daSolDulc1.2, whole genome shotgun sequence genomic region:
- the LOC129886053 gene encoding putative RNA polymerase II subunit B1 CTD phosphatase RPAP2 homolog isoform X1 produces the protein MIVLRKSSLMAKGEAVAVKDAVHKLQLCLLEGIEDENQLIAAGSLLSRSDYQDVVTERSIANMCGYPLCSNSLPSERPRKGHYRISLKEHKVYDLHETYMYCSTNCVVNSGAFAGSLQDERSSTLNPAKLHEVLNLFKGLHLHSAEDVKEKGDLGFSKLKIQEKVDVKGGEVSLEEWMGPSYAIEGYVPQRDRSVNPALLKNINRGSKNKHAPLQNEKNMILNEISFSSTIITQDEYSVSKFPAQEAQMKTTYKVRDDDVSILGKQVDALQLHSGEETEKKSDKNTRCFKVDKFNSGEVSSGPSQHDVKNKSVEVLNMSDARRKYASDGAHDKQLPKSSLKSSNSKKMARSVTWADENIDDGIGKKTESSSKTSEYGNQAYGGSGSTDMEEDNDSYRFESAEACAAALSQAASAVASGSDVPDAVSKAGIVILPPSQELDEAIHQENDEMLDQEPAPLKWPRKPGMPNYDVFESEDSWYDSPPEDFNMTLSPFATMFNSLFTWISSSSLAFIYGHDESNNEEYLSINGREYPHKIVLSDGRSTEIKQTLAGCLARALPGLVADLRLPVPISTLEQGMVLFLDTMSFVDPLPAFRMKQWQLIVLLFLDALSVCRIPTLTPYMTGRRTSLPKVLDGAQISTAEYEIMKDLIIPLGRVPQFSMQSGG, from the exons ATGA TAGTACTTCGGAAGAGTTCTCTAATGGCAAAGGGAGAAGCCGTCGCTGTTAAAGATGCTGTCCACAAGTTGCAACTCTGTCTTCTTGAAGGCATTGAAGATGAAAACCAACTCATTGCTGCTGGGTCTTTGTTGTCTCGGAGCGATTATCAGGATGTAGTAACTGAACGATCAATAGCAAACATGTGTGGTTATCCTCTCTGCAGCAACTCTCTGCCTTCTGAAAGGCCTCGGAAAGGACATTACAGAATATCATTGAAGGAGCATAAAGTTTATGATCTTCATGAAACATACATGTACTGTTCAACAAATTGTGTTGTCAATAGTGGAGCATTTGCTGGTAGCTTGCAAGATGAGAGAAGTTCTACCCTGAATCCAGCAAAGCTTCATGAAGTCCTGAATCTATTTAAGGGATTGCATTTGCATTCCGCAGAGGATGTGAAGGAAAAGGGAGATCTAGGATTTTCTAAGTTGAAAATTCAGGAAAAAGTGGATGTAAAGGGTGGTGAAGTTTCATTGGAAGAGTGGATGGGTCCATCTTATGCAATTGAAGGCTATGTTCCACAGAGAGATCGAAGTGTGAATCCAGCACTGTTGAAAAACATTAATAGAG GATCAAAGAATAAGCATGCCCCACTCCAAAATGAGAAAAACATGATACTTAATGAGATTAGTTTTTCCAGCACTATAATAACTCAAGATGAGTATAGCGTTTCAAAGTTTCCAGCTCAAGAAGCCCAAATGAAGACAACGTACAAAGTTAGGGATGATGATGTTTCTATACTGGGAAAGCAAGTTGATGCCTTGCAGTTGCATTCTGGAGAAGAAACAGAGAAAAAATCGGATAAGAACACGAGATGTTTTAAGGTGGATAAATTTAATTCTGGAGAAGTGTCTTCTGGTCCTTCCCAACATGATGTCAAGAACAAAAGTGTTGAGGTGCTAAATATGTCGGATGCCAGAAGAAAATATGCATCAGACGGTGCACATGAtaaacaattacccaaatcttctttaaaatcctcaaattcCAAGAAAATGGCTCGGTCAGTTACTTGGGCTGATGAAAATATAGATGATGGCATTGGCAAGAAAACAGAGAGCTCATCCAAAACATCAGAGTATGGGAACCAAGCTTATGGGGGATCAGGCTCTACAGACATGGAAGAGGATAATGATTCATATCGGTTTGAATCTGCAGAAGCCTGTGCAGCAGCACTAAGCCAAGCAGCAAGTGCTGTTGCCTCAGGTTCTGATGTCCCTGATGCTG TGTCCAAAGCCGGGATTGTAATATTGCCACCTTCACAAGAATTGGATGAAGCAATACATCAGGAGAATGATGAGATGCTTGATCAAGAACCAGCTCCTTTAAAATGGCCAAGAAAACCAGGGATGCCAaattatgatgtttttgaaTCAGAGGACTCTTGGTATGATAGTCCACCCGAGGATTTTAATATGACT CTGTCACCTTTCGCTACAATGTTTAATTCCCTCTTCACGTGGATATCATCATCATCCTTGGCATTTATATATGGGCATGATGAAAGCAATAATGAGGAGTATTTGTCTATCAATGGAAGAGAATATCCTCACAAAATTGTGCTGTCCGATGGCCGGTCAACTGAGATCAAGCAGACTCTTGCTGGCTGTCTTGCTCGAGCATTGCCAGGATTGGTAGCTGACCTTAGGTTGCCTGTTCCAATATCAACTTTAGAGCAAGGAATG GTTCTCTTCTTAGATACAATGTCTTTTGTGGATCCACTCCCTGCATTCCGAATGAAGCAGTGGCAACTTATTGTACTTCTGTTTCTTGATGCTCTTTCTGTATGTAGGATACCTACACTGACTCCATATATGACAGGGCGAAGAACTTCGCTTCCAAAG GTGCTTGATGGTGCTCAGATAAGCACAGCAGAatatgagatcatgaaagatcTAATCATTCCACTAGGTCGAGTGCCTCAGTTCTCAATGCAAAGTGGAGGCTAG
- the LOC129886053 gene encoding putative RNA polymerase II subunit B1 CTD phosphatase RPAP2 homolog isoform X2, which produces MAKGEAVAVKDAVHKLQLCLLEGIEDENQLIAAGSLLSRSDYQDVVTERSIANMCGYPLCSNSLPSERPRKGHYRISLKEHKVYDLHETYMYCSTNCVVNSGAFAGSLQDERSSTLNPAKLHEVLNLFKGLHLHSAEDVKEKGDLGFSKLKIQEKVDVKGGEVSLEEWMGPSYAIEGYVPQRDRSVNPALLKNINRGSKNKHAPLQNEKNMILNEISFSSTIITQDEYSVSKFPAQEAQMKTTYKVRDDDVSILGKQVDALQLHSGEETEKKSDKNTRCFKVDKFNSGEVSSGPSQHDVKNKSVEVLNMSDARRKYASDGAHDKQLPKSSLKSSNSKKMARSVTWADENIDDGIGKKTESSSKTSEYGNQAYGGSGSTDMEEDNDSYRFESAEACAAALSQAASAVASGSDVPDAVSKAGIVILPPSQELDEAIHQENDEMLDQEPAPLKWPRKPGMPNYDVFESEDSWYDSPPEDFNMTLSPFATMFNSLFTWISSSSLAFIYGHDESNNEEYLSINGREYPHKIVLSDGRSTEIKQTLAGCLARALPGLVADLRLPVPISTLEQGMVLFLDTMSFVDPLPAFRMKQWQLIVLLFLDALSVCRIPTLTPYMTGRRTSLPKVLDGAQISTAEYEIMKDLIIPLGRVPQFSMQSGG; this is translated from the exons ATGGCAAAGGGAGAAGCCGTCGCTGTTAAAGATGCTGTCCACAAGTTGCAACTCTGTCTTCTTGAAGGCATTGAAGATGAAAACCAACTCATTGCTGCTGGGTCTTTGTTGTCTCGGAGCGATTATCAGGATGTAGTAACTGAACGATCAATAGCAAACATGTGTGGTTATCCTCTCTGCAGCAACTCTCTGCCTTCTGAAAGGCCTCGGAAAGGACATTACAGAATATCATTGAAGGAGCATAAAGTTTATGATCTTCATGAAACATACATGTACTGTTCAACAAATTGTGTTGTCAATAGTGGAGCATTTGCTGGTAGCTTGCAAGATGAGAGAAGTTCTACCCTGAATCCAGCAAAGCTTCATGAAGTCCTGAATCTATTTAAGGGATTGCATTTGCATTCCGCAGAGGATGTGAAGGAAAAGGGAGATCTAGGATTTTCTAAGTTGAAAATTCAGGAAAAAGTGGATGTAAAGGGTGGTGAAGTTTCATTGGAAGAGTGGATGGGTCCATCTTATGCAATTGAAGGCTATGTTCCACAGAGAGATCGAAGTGTGAATCCAGCACTGTTGAAAAACATTAATAGAG GATCAAAGAATAAGCATGCCCCACTCCAAAATGAGAAAAACATGATACTTAATGAGATTAGTTTTTCCAGCACTATAATAACTCAAGATGAGTATAGCGTTTCAAAGTTTCCAGCTCAAGAAGCCCAAATGAAGACAACGTACAAAGTTAGGGATGATGATGTTTCTATACTGGGAAAGCAAGTTGATGCCTTGCAGTTGCATTCTGGAGAAGAAACAGAGAAAAAATCGGATAAGAACACGAGATGTTTTAAGGTGGATAAATTTAATTCTGGAGAAGTGTCTTCTGGTCCTTCCCAACATGATGTCAAGAACAAAAGTGTTGAGGTGCTAAATATGTCGGATGCCAGAAGAAAATATGCATCAGACGGTGCACATGAtaaacaattacccaaatcttctttaaaatcctcaaattcCAAGAAAATGGCTCGGTCAGTTACTTGGGCTGATGAAAATATAGATGATGGCATTGGCAAGAAAACAGAGAGCTCATCCAAAACATCAGAGTATGGGAACCAAGCTTATGGGGGATCAGGCTCTACAGACATGGAAGAGGATAATGATTCATATCGGTTTGAATCTGCAGAAGCCTGTGCAGCAGCACTAAGCCAAGCAGCAAGTGCTGTTGCCTCAGGTTCTGATGTCCCTGATGCTG TGTCCAAAGCCGGGATTGTAATATTGCCACCTTCACAAGAATTGGATGAAGCAATACATCAGGAGAATGATGAGATGCTTGATCAAGAACCAGCTCCTTTAAAATGGCCAAGAAAACCAGGGATGCCAaattatgatgtttttgaaTCAGAGGACTCTTGGTATGATAGTCCACCCGAGGATTTTAATATGACT CTGTCACCTTTCGCTACAATGTTTAATTCCCTCTTCACGTGGATATCATCATCATCCTTGGCATTTATATATGGGCATGATGAAAGCAATAATGAGGAGTATTTGTCTATCAATGGAAGAGAATATCCTCACAAAATTGTGCTGTCCGATGGCCGGTCAACTGAGATCAAGCAGACTCTTGCTGGCTGTCTTGCTCGAGCATTGCCAGGATTGGTAGCTGACCTTAGGTTGCCTGTTCCAATATCAACTTTAGAGCAAGGAATG GTTCTCTTCTTAGATACAATGTCTTTTGTGGATCCACTCCCTGCATTCCGAATGAAGCAGTGGCAACTTATTGTACTTCTGTTTCTTGATGCTCTTTCTGTATGTAGGATACCTACACTGACTCCATATATGACAGGGCGAAGAACTTCGCTTCCAAAG GTGCTTGATGGTGCTCAGATAAGCACAGCAGAatatgagatcatgaaagatcTAATCATTCCACTAGGTCGAGTGCCTCAGTTCTCAATGCAAAGTGGAGGCTAG